In the genome of Chrysemys picta bellii isolate R12L10 chromosome 17, ASM1138683v2, whole genome shotgun sequence, one region contains:
- the LOC101946350 gene encoding RIB43A-like with coiled-coils protein 1 isoform X1, with amino-acid sequence MHKVDLPLESKEAAALEARREREKQRQSRIFNARHRTMGVDVEALRSQVEERKLREETEKRRDESYDAERVLCDRVAQMLEEEERQRVRRLHQAVQEFREREQPPPTRREWDLYNPEGLRRDQPARVSDYDPRCGPASLQRFAGEDLALPTRRRLQQEQQCRSLEDQRADQQRALANAKYADTLEDKKRVELDLRAQQLAQLEEECRRAKDLATADYNRAQAVEAAEQHRLACQREQDDNQAEIHNHLTGQLLTEDPAVAESPLGPHRILTDRWKGMSPTQVEAVWKAQEEQRQENQATVPAEGGVHQSAQRPVPPAVQYQQPLGPAPGHRLRNPHGPPPALPGHAQSPPLSLPLPHPIPALPGHAQSPPPAPIITLTPPAHTQFPPPRPAWTHPVPAPCPTMTRPRVSPPMARTPPLPPCWGGSDTRPCSFSHNGIQ; translated from the exons ATGCACAAAGTGGACCTACCGCTGGAGAGCAAGGAGGCGGCTGCCCTCGAGGCGCGGAGGGAGCGAGAGAAGCAGCGGCAGAGCCGCATCTTCAACGCACGCCACCGCACCATGGGG GTGGACGTGGAAGCCCTGAGGAGTCAAGTGGAGGAGCGGAAGCTGAGAGAGGAAACAGAGAAACGCCGGGATGAGTCCTATG acgCCGAGCGGGTGCTGTGCGACCGGGTGGCGCAgatgctggaggaggaggaacgtCAGCGGGTGCGGCGCCTCCACCAGGCCGTGCAGGAGTTCCGGGAGCGGGAGCAGCCACCCCCCACCCGGCGGGAGTGGGACCTGTACAACCCCGAGGGGCTGCGCCGGGACCAGCCGGCCCGGGTCAGCGACTACGACCCCCGCTGCGGTCCCGCCAGCCTGCAGCGCTTCGCCGGCGAGGACCTGGCGCTGCCCACCCGCCGtcggctgcagcaggagcagcagtgccGCAGCCTAGAGGACCAGCGTGCCGACCAGCAGCGGGCCCTGGCCAACGCCAAGTATGCAG ACACGCTGGAGGATAAGAAGCGAGTGGAGCTGGATCTGCGGGCACAGCAgctggcccagctggaggaggagtgCCGCCGCGCCAAGGACCTCGCCACGGCCGACTACAACCGGGCCCAG GCGGTAGAGGCGGCGGAGCAGCACCGGCTGGCGTGTCAGCGGGAACAGGACGACAACCAAGCCGAGATCCACAACCACCTGACGGGGCAGCTGCTGACAGAGGACCCAGCCGTGGCCGAGAGCCCGCTGGGCCCGCACCGGATCCTCACCGACCGCTGGAAGGGCATGAGCCCCACGCAAGTGGAGGCCGTGTGGAAGGCGCAGGAGGAGCAGCGGCAGGAGAACCAG GCAACAGTACCTGCAGAGGGAGGTGTACACCAATCCGCCCAGCGCCCAGTACCACCTGCAGTTCAATACCAGCAGCCGCTAGGCCCAGCCCCGGGGCACCGACTCCGAAACCCCCATGgaccgccccctgccctgccgggACATGCCCAATCCCCACCCTTATCactacccctgccccacccaatcCCTGCCCTCCCAGGACACGCccaatccccaccccctgccccaatcattACCCTCACCCCACCAGCACACACCCAattcccacccccccgccccgcctggaCACACCCAGtacccgccccctgccccacaatgaCACGCCCGAGGGTCTCCCCTCCTATGGCCAGGACGCCCCCACTCCCCCCTTGCTGGGGGGGATCTGACACTCGGCCCTGTTCTTTCAGCCACAACGGCATCCAATAA
- the LOC101946350 gene encoding RIB43A-like with coiled-coils protein 1 isoform X2 encodes MHKVDLPLESKEAAALEARREREKQRQSRIFNARHRTMGVDVEALRSQVEERKLREETEKRRDESYDAERVLCDRVAQMLEEEERQRVRRLHQAVQEFREREQPPPTRREWDLYNPEGLRRDQPARVSDYDPRCGPASLQRFAGEDLALPTRRRLQQEQQCRSLEDQRADQQRALANAKYADTLEDKKRVELDLRAQQLAQLEEECRRAKDLATADYNRAQAVEAAEQHRLACQREQDDNQAEIHNHLTGQLLTEDPAVAESPLGPHRILTDRWKGMSPTQVEAVWKAQEEQRQENQRLREAERQREAEWEMQRQRAARAAMVLEEEERQARLQLRKGLDAYNQQLAQEQRAQQQYLQREVYTNPPSAQYHLQFNTSSR; translated from the exons ATGCACAAAGTGGACCTACCGCTGGAGAGCAAGGAGGCGGCTGCCCTCGAGGCGCGGAGGGAGCGAGAGAAGCAGCGGCAGAGCCGCATCTTCAACGCACGCCACCGCACCATGGGG GTGGACGTGGAAGCCCTGAGGAGTCAAGTGGAGGAGCGGAAGCTGAGAGAGGAAACAGAGAAACGCCGGGATGAGTCCTATG acgCCGAGCGGGTGCTGTGCGACCGGGTGGCGCAgatgctggaggaggaggaacgtCAGCGGGTGCGGCGCCTCCACCAGGCCGTGCAGGAGTTCCGGGAGCGGGAGCAGCCACCCCCCACCCGGCGGGAGTGGGACCTGTACAACCCCGAGGGGCTGCGCCGGGACCAGCCGGCCCGGGTCAGCGACTACGACCCCCGCTGCGGTCCCGCCAGCCTGCAGCGCTTCGCCGGCGAGGACCTGGCGCTGCCCACCCGCCGtcggctgcagcaggagcagcagtgccGCAGCCTAGAGGACCAGCGTGCCGACCAGCAGCGGGCCCTGGCCAACGCCAAGTATGCAG ACACGCTGGAGGATAAGAAGCGAGTGGAGCTGGATCTGCGGGCACAGCAgctggcccagctggaggaggagtgCCGCCGCGCCAAGGACCTCGCCACGGCCGACTACAACCGGGCCCAG GCGGTAGAGGCGGCGGAGCAGCACCGGCTGGCGTGTCAGCGGGAACAGGACGACAACCAAGCCGAGATCCACAACCACCTGACGGGGCAGCTGCTGACAGAGGACCCAGCCGTGGCCGAGAGCCCGCTGGGCCCGCACCGGATCCTCACCGACCGCTGGAAGGGCATGAGCCCCACGCAAGTGGAGGCCGTGTGGAAGGCGCAGGAGGAGCAGCGGCAGGAGAACCAG AGGCTGCGGGAGGCAGAGCGGCAGCGGGAGGCTGAGTGGGAGATGCAGCGGCAGCGGGCAGCCCGTGCGGCCAtggtgctggaggaggaggagcgccAGGCCCGGCTACAGCTGAGGAAAGGCCTGGATGCCTACAACCAGCAGCTGGCGCAGGAGCAGAGGGCACA GCAACAGTACCTGCAGAGGGAGGTGTACACCAATCCGCCCAGCGCCCAGTACCACCTGCAGTTCAATACCAGCAGCCGCTAG
- the LOC101946623 gene encoding 3-hydroxyacyl-CoA dehydrogenase type-2 isoform X1: MAATLRSVKGMVGLVTGGASGLGRATAERLVQQGASAVIVDLPTSDGPSVAKALGEQCVFAPADVTSEADVKGVLALVREKFGRLDLAVNCAGIAVAVKTYNAKKDMPHSLEDFQRVLNVNIAGTFNVIRLSAGEMGRNDPDSDGHRGVIVNTASVAAFEGQVGQAAYSASKGGIVGMTLPIARDLAPMGIRVVTIAPGLFATPLLAGLPEKVRTFLARQVPFPSRLGLPGEYAHLVQCIVENPMLNGEVIRLDGAIRLQP; this comes from the exons ATGGCGGCGACGTTGAGGAGCGTGAAG GGGATGGTTGGCCTGGTCACTGGTGGGGCCTCCGGCCTGGGTCGCGCCACCGCTGAGCGCCTGGTGCAGCAAGGAGCCAGCGCTGTGATCGTGGACCTGCCGACTTCGGATGGGCCCAGTGTGGCCAAAGCGCTGGGGGAACAATGCGTCTTTGCACCAGCTGAT GTGACGTCGGAGGCGGACGTGAAGGGGGTCCTGGCCCTGGTGCGGGAGAAGTTCGGGCGCTTGGATTTGGCTGTGAACTGCGCCGGAATTGCCGTGGCCGTCAAGACCTACAACGCCAAGAAGGACATGCCCCATAGCCTGGAGGATTTCCAGAGGGTCCTCAAC gtcaATATTGCCGGCACCTTTAACGTGATCCGACTGAGTGCTGGTGAGATGGGCAGGAATGACCCTGACTCTGATGGGCACCGAGGAGTGATCGTCAACACAGCCAGCGTGGCTGCTTTCGAGGGCCAG GTGGGTCAAGCTGCGTACTCGGCCTCTAAAGGGGGCATCGTGGGCATGACCCTGCCTATCGCCAGGGATCTGGCCCCTATGGGGATCCGTGTCGTTACCATCGCCCCAG gtCTGTTCGCCACCCCCCTGTTGGCAGGGCTCCCCGAGAAGGTGCGGACGTTCCTGGCTCGCCAGGTGCCCTTCCCCAGTCGCCTGGGGCTGCCCGGGGAATACGCCCACCTGGTCCAGTGCATCGTGGAGAACCCCATGCTGAATGGGGAGGTGATCCGCCTGGACGGGGCCATCCGCCTGCAGCCCTGA
- the LOC101946623 gene encoding 3-hydroxyacyl-CoA dehydrogenase type-2 isoform X2 produces the protein MVGLVTGGASGLGRATAERLVQQGASAVIVDLPTSDGPSVAKALGEQCVFAPADVTSEADVKGVLALVREKFGRLDLAVNCAGIAVAVKTYNAKKDMPHSLEDFQRVLNVNIAGTFNVIRLSAGEMGRNDPDSDGHRGVIVNTASVAAFEGQVGQAAYSASKGGIVGMTLPIARDLAPMGIRVVTIAPGLFATPLLAGLPEKVRTFLARQVPFPSRLGLPGEYAHLVQCIVENPMLNGEVIRLDGAIRLQP, from the exons ATGGTTGGCCTGGTCACTGGTGGGGCCTCCGGCCTGGGTCGCGCCACCGCTGAGCGCCTGGTGCAGCAAGGAGCCAGCGCTGTGATCGTGGACCTGCCGACTTCGGATGGGCCCAGTGTGGCCAAAGCGCTGGGGGAACAATGCGTCTTTGCACCAGCTGAT GTGACGTCGGAGGCGGACGTGAAGGGGGTCCTGGCCCTGGTGCGGGAGAAGTTCGGGCGCTTGGATTTGGCTGTGAACTGCGCCGGAATTGCCGTGGCCGTCAAGACCTACAACGCCAAGAAGGACATGCCCCATAGCCTGGAGGATTTCCAGAGGGTCCTCAAC gtcaATATTGCCGGCACCTTTAACGTGATCCGACTGAGTGCTGGTGAGATGGGCAGGAATGACCCTGACTCTGATGGGCACCGAGGAGTGATCGTCAACACAGCCAGCGTGGCTGCTTTCGAGGGCCAG GTGGGTCAAGCTGCGTACTCGGCCTCTAAAGGGGGCATCGTGGGCATGACCCTGCCTATCGCCAGGGATCTGGCCCCTATGGGGATCCGTGTCGTTACCATCGCCCCAG gtCTGTTCGCCACCCCCCTGTTGGCAGGGCTCCCCGAGAAGGTGCGGACGTTCCTGGCTCGCCAGGTGCCCTTCCCCAGTCGCCTGGGGCTGCCCGGGGAATACGCCCACCTGGTCCAGTGCATCGTGGAGAACCCCATGCTGAATGGGGAGGTGATCCGCCTGGACGGGGCCATCCGCCTGCAGCCCTGA
- the LOC101946623 gene encoding 3-hydroxyacyl-CoA dehydrogenase type-2 isoform X3 — MAATLRSVKGMVGLVTGGASGLGRATAERLVQQGASAVIVDLPTSDGPSVAKALGEQCVFAPADVTSEADVKGVLALVREKFGRLDLAVNCAGIAVAVKTYNAKKDMPHSLEDFQRVLNVNIAGTFNVIRLSAGEMGRNDPDSDGHRGVIVNTASVAAFEGQVCSPPPCWQGSPRRCGRSWLARCPSPVAWGCPGNTPTWSSASWRTPC, encoded by the exons ATGGCGGCGACGTTGAGGAGCGTGAAG GGGATGGTTGGCCTGGTCACTGGTGGGGCCTCCGGCCTGGGTCGCGCCACCGCTGAGCGCCTGGTGCAGCAAGGAGCCAGCGCTGTGATCGTGGACCTGCCGACTTCGGATGGGCCCAGTGTGGCCAAAGCGCTGGGGGAACAATGCGTCTTTGCACCAGCTGAT GTGACGTCGGAGGCGGACGTGAAGGGGGTCCTGGCCCTGGTGCGGGAGAAGTTCGGGCGCTTGGATTTGGCTGTGAACTGCGCCGGAATTGCCGTGGCCGTCAAGACCTACAACGCCAAGAAGGACATGCCCCATAGCCTGGAGGATTTCCAGAGGGTCCTCAAC gtcaATATTGCCGGCACCTTTAACGTGATCCGACTGAGTGCTGGTGAGATGGGCAGGAATGACCCTGACTCTGATGGGCACCGAGGAGTGATCGTCAACACAGCCAGCGTGGCTGCTTTCGAGGGCCAG gtCTGTTCGCCACCCCCCTGTTGGCAGGGCTCCCCGAGAAGGTGCGGACGTTCCTGGCTCGCCAGGTGCCCTTCCCCAGTCGCCTGGGGCTGCCCGGGGAATACGCCCACCTGGTCCAGTGCATCGTGGAGAACCCCATGCTGA
- the LOC101947060 gene encoding G-patch domain and KOW motifs-containing protein, translated as MIPCAATVSKMASDGGPAAGGPPASRPVSFGFTRTTARRRLVGEGGARAAPEPDFISAVEGSELRSLRPAPPPKALIIPLIQRNQWKKPETPPVGAPDHQKDDGVESQAVREIIEECRQSQERWESGTKADPNLAIPLLLQNRVPDGYEDSDRVDVSLRPESSTEADYEVVPVEAYGVAMLRGMGWKAGEGIGRTFKQDVKPLEHQLRPRGLGLGADRSAIQDLQPARPPRPPKPGEERQGGEEEPLGLVAGGAVLIMAGPHKDLYGKIEGVDPDNARVMVKLAIGDKIVTISQHSLRPVTRKEYEKLAKDLSRLSKAHKEKEEKQRNGPTDTPDARVPREKGEEKDRKRKQPADSESDARAGKQTKGSSSSSSSSSRSPHWLRRDLRVRFVDKLYKGGKYYNTKMLIEDVLSPDTCVCRTEEGQVLDGIREAMLETVIPRGTADWVLVVLGEHAGRVGRILQRDQQRSRALVQLQRDEDGDVLALDYDAVCHYVGGTEDD; from the exons ATGATTCCTTGCGCTGCGACGGTGAGCAAGATGGCGTCGGACGGCGGCCCGGCGGCGGGCGGCCCCCCAGCCTCGCGCCCGGTCTCGTTCGGGTTCACGCGCACGACCGCGCGCAGGCGGCTCGTGGGGGAGGGCGGGGCACGGGCCGCCCCGGAGCCCGACTTCATCAGCGCCGTGGAGGGGAGCGAGCTGCGCAG CCTCcggccggccccgccccctaagGCACTCATCATCCCCTTGATCCAGCGCAACCAATGGAAGAAGCCGGAGACGCCCCCTGTGGGGGCCCCGGACCACCAGAAGGATGATGGCGTGGAGTCCCAGGCCGTCAGGGAGATCATAGAGG AGTGCCGGCAGTCCCAGGAGCGGTGGGAGAGCGGCACCAAGGCTGACCCCAACCTGGccatccccctgctcctgcagaaCCGCGTCCCTGACGGGTACGAGGACAGCGACCGGGTGGACGTGAGCCTGCGGCCAGAATCG TCGACGGAAGCAGATTACGAGGTGGTGCCTGTGGAGGCCTACGGCGTTGCCATGCTGAGGGGCATGGGCTGGAAGGCGGGCGAGGGCATCGGACGCACCTTCAAGCA GGATGTGAAGCCCCTGGAGCACCAGCTGCGCcccagggggctgggcctgggagcCGACCGCTCGGCCATCCAGGACCTGCAGCCGGCCCGCCCCCCACGGCCCCCCAAGCCGGGCGAAGAGCGCCAGGGGGGCGAGGAGGAGCCACTGGGGCTGGTGGCCGGGGGCGCCGTGCTGATCATGGCTGGGCCCCACAAAGACCTCTATGGGAAG ATCGAAGGTGTAGACCCCGATAACGCCCGGGTGATGGTGAAACTGGCCATCGGGGATAAGATCGTCACCATCAGCCAGCACAGCCTGCGACCTGTGACCCGGAAGGAGTATGAGAAACTAGCCAAGGATCTGA GCCGCTTAAGCAAAGCCcacaaggaaaaagaagagaagCAGAGAAATGGACCCACCGACACCCCGGACGCCAGGGTCCCccgagagaagggggaagagaaggacagAAAGAGGAAACAGCCAGCAGACTCAGAGAG CGACGCCCGCGCCGGGAAGCAGActaaaggcagcagcagcagcagctcctcgtcctcccgctccccccactggctgcggcGAGATCTGCGGGTTCGCTTCGTGGACAAGCTCTACAAGGGGGGAAAATACTATAATACCAAg atGCTGATTGAGGACGTGCTGAGCCCAGATACGTGTGTCTGCCGGACGGAGGAGGGGCAGGTCTTGGATG GCATCCGGGAGGCCATGCTGGAGACGGTCATCCCCAGGGGCACCGCGGACTGGGTGCTGGTGGTGCTGGGGGAGCATGCTGGCAGG gtggGCCGGATCCTGCAGCGCGACCAGCAGCGGAGCCGGGCGCTGGTGCAACTGCAGCGCGATGAGGATGGGGACGTCCTGGCGCTGGACTACGACGCTGTCTGCCACTACGTGGGGGGCACCGAGGACGActga
- the LOC112060679 gene encoding uncharacterized protein LOC112060679 has product MGGAGPQLQHWGAEKSEACGISCSAHQSPHRAPEPPIPAAETAPVAGVNVVVVVDGSCILQYTHRDSPCRCLRRADTLLARRPPPCYGAAAPCSPPAAGPPLSRRARGLGVRCCAEFCLGEEEERAERRPRHQGAPPRRAPPPGRLTPVPLPRSATGPWFTVEAPEDGGPGAQVARIWDRGRCPLLEEGDLVAKVNGADVRGLGPREVENVLQQHTRAGDVILLVERRGPGLRQSPLEPLFSIPSPCRDPPRVGGPGALGGVPAGIPWPSPALWGLNPGTCCCARPAAAGGRPGGRDAPSPQGAPGSWGAA; this is encoded by the exons atgggcggggctgggccccAACTCCAGCACTGGGGGGCGGAGAAAAGTGAAGCCTGCGGAATcag ctgcagcGCTCACCAGAGCCCCCACCGGGCCCCTGAACCCCCAATCCCGGCAGCAGAGAcggcaccggtggctggcg tgaacgtggtggtggtggtggacggGAGCTGTATCCTCCAGTACACGCATCGGGACTCCCCCTGCCGTTGTCTCCGCCGCGCGGACACCCTGCTGGCCCGCCGGCCACCCCCCTGCTAcggggctgctgccccctgcagcccccccgccGCCGGACCCCCCCTCTCCCGCCGGGCCCGAGGCCTGGGCGTCCGCTGCTGCGCTGAGTTTTgcctgggggaggaagaggagcggGCGGAGCGGAGACCCCGCCACCAGGGGGCGCCTCCCCGCCGCGCCCCCCCGCCCGGCCGGCTGACGCCGGTGCCCCTGCCCCGCAGCGCCACGGGGCCCTGGTTTACGGTGGAGGCGCCGGAGGACGGTGGACCCGGGGCCCAGGTGGCCAGGATCTGGGACCGGgggcgctgccccctgctggaggagggCGACCTCGTGGCCAAAGTGAACGGGGCCGACGTGAGGGGCCTCGGGCCCCGGGAGGTGGAGAACGTCCTGCAGCAGCACACGCGGGCCGGGGACGTCATCCTGCTGGTGGAGCGGAGAG GTCCTGGACTCCGCCAGTCCCCCCTGGAGCCCCTgttctccatcccctccccctgccgggATCCCCCCCGGGTGGGGGGGCCCGGGGCTCTTGGGGGGGTCCCAGCGGGGATACCCTGGCCGTCACCAGCTTTGTGGGGCCTGAACCCAGGGACGTGCTGCTGTGCCCGGCCCGCTGCCGCGGGGGGGAGGCCCGGAGGCCGCGACGCCCCCAGCCCGCAGGGGgccccagggagctggggggcagcatAG